The following are encoded together in the Streptomyces asoensis genome:
- a CDS encoding PP2C family serine/threonine-protein phosphatase produces MSQMPRQAALPTCPSCAEPLDAGDRFCGACGHDLSAVPARPDDHPTLTMNGSPPPAPAPQAPAPPVPAPAAQAPASAAAAGPTVSGTGGGGANGGFGAGGAAVPPPQATPPGAPAAPVAASGPSEGPAAHAVAATPGASGTPAVSGASGVRFDRPAEPDEYALQAPDPRVAAEAAAVAGTTKVCVACRAGRVDDDGYCENCGHAQPRERDHMELESGPMAAVSDRGLRHHRNEDAFGLGRAALPDGSPALVAIVCDGVSSATRPDDASLAASTAARETLLAALPQGTHPQQAMHEAIVAASHAVNALADEPATAREHAPHQNAPACTLVGSVVTAGLLVVGWVGDSRAYWVPADRSSSPARLTEDDSWAAQMVAAGLMNEAEAYADERAHAITGWLGADAYELEPHTASFKPDRPGVVVVCTDGLWNYAEAAEEMAEVLPQDACARPLHSARVLVGHALDGGGHDNVTVAVVPFPAPAEGAGSA; encoded by the coding sequence ATGTCGCAGATGCCCCGGCAGGCCGCCCTGCCGACGTGTCCGAGCTGTGCGGAGCCGCTCGACGCGGGTGACCGTTTCTGCGGTGCGTGCGGACACGACCTGTCCGCCGTACCGGCACGCCCGGACGACCACCCGACCCTCACGATGAACGGCTCACCCCCACCGGCCCCCGCACCGCAAGCCCCCGCGCCACCGGTTCCCGCGCCCGCGGCGCAGGCTCCGGCGTCGGCAGCGGCGGCCGGTCCGACGGTGAGCGGCACGGGTGGCGGCGGTGCGAACGGCGGTTTCGGCGCGGGCGGCGCTGCGGTGCCGCCACCGCAGGCGACTCCGCCGGGTGCCCCGGCGGCCCCGGTCGCGGCGAGCGGCCCGTCCGAGGGTCCTGCCGCGCACGCGGTCGCCGCGACCCCGGGCGCGTCCGGCACACCCGCCGTGTCCGGTGCGTCCGGTGTCCGGTTCGACCGGCCCGCGGAGCCCGACGAGTACGCCCTCCAGGCGCCCGACCCGCGGGTGGCCGCCGAAGCCGCCGCGGTGGCCGGCACCACCAAGGTGTGCGTGGCGTGCCGCGCCGGCCGGGTCGACGACGACGGGTACTGCGAGAACTGCGGGCACGCCCAGCCCCGGGAACGCGACCACATGGAGCTGGAGTCGGGCCCCATGGCCGCCGTCAGCGACCGCGGTCTGCGCCACCACCGCAACGAGGACGCCTTCGGCCTCGGCCGCGCCGCCCTCCCCGACGGCTCCCCCGCCCTCGTCGCCATCGTCTGCGACGGCGTGTCCTCGGCGACCCGCCCCGACGACGCCTCCCTCGCCGCGTCCACGGCGGCCCGCGAGACCCTCCTCGCCGCCCTGCCGCAGGGCACGCACCCCCAGCAGGCCATGCACGAAGCCATCGTCGCCGCCTCCCACGCGGTCAACGCGCTGGCGGACGAGCCGGCCACGGCCCGTGAGCACGCCCCGCACCAGAACGCCCCGGCCTGCACCCTCGTCGGATCGGTCGTCACCGCCGGGCTGCTCGTCGTCGGCTGGGTCGGCGACAGCCGCGCCTACTGGGTCCCGGCGGACCGCAGTTCGTCACCGGCCAGGCTCACCGAGGACGACTCGTGGGCCGCGCAGATGGTCGCCGCGGGCCTGATGAACGAGGCGGAGGCCTACGCCGACGAGCGCGCCCACGCGATCACCGGCTGGCTCGGCGCCGACGCCTACGAACTGGAGCCGCACACCGCTTCCTTCAAGCCGGACCGGCCCGGCGTGGTGGTGGTGTGCACGGACGGCCTGTGGAACTACGCGGAGGCGGCCGAGGAGATGGCCGAGGTCCTCCCGCAGGACGCCTGCGCCCGGCCGCTGCACAGCGCCCGCGTCCTCGTCGGCCACGCCCTCGACGGCGGGGGCCACGACAACGTAACAGTGGCCGTCGTGCCGTTCCCCGCCCCCGCGGAAGGGGCAGGATCGGCCTGA
- a CDS encoding glutamate ABC transporter substrate-binding protein, with translation MRVRRVRSGLKGWGGVGAMAALCALALSFVLLLPWTTRSPGDGATGRAGQGVADGTPAADAACKDPEKRTPAPSTADGPTIAAIKARQGEKRKLIVGVDQNSYRWGYRDPNNTGAELEGFDIDLVHRIAQDILGDPDAVQFKAIPTNQRIPAVQEGRVDMVVRTMTISCARLDDVAFSAPYFKTGQQVLAPKSSPITGYNDTLARKKVCTATGSTANGKLVEDKDAGRIASSVVIAAPVPNQLDCLVRLQLGEVDAVVTDGALAASQAAQDPTVELKGAAFTTEYYGVAMKKDATDLVRRVNQILVQYRANGWQASYDKWLSATLGSDATTSRPPAPQYLTTG, from the coding sequence ATGCGTGTGCGACGGGTGCGGTCCGGCCTGAAGGGCTGGGGCGGAGTGGGCGCGATGGCGGCGCTGTGCGCCCTCGCGCTGTCCTTCGTCCTGCTGCTGCCGTGGACGACCCGCTCGCCCGGCGACGGCGCCACGGGCCGGGCCGGGCAGGGCGTCGCCGACGGCACCCCGGCGGCCGACGCCGCGTGCAAGGACCCGGAGAAGCGGACACCGGCGCCGTCGACCGCGGACGGCCCGACGATCGCCGCCATCAAGGCCCGGCAGGGCGAGAAGCGCAAGCTGATCGTCGGTGTCGACCAGAACAGCTACCGCTGGGGCTACCGCGACCCCAACAACACGGGCGCGGAGCTGGAGGGCTTCGACATCGACCTGGTGCACCGGATAGCCCAGGACATCCTCGGCGACCCGGACGCGGTCCAGTTCAAGGCCATCCCGACCAACCAGCGCATCCCGGCCGTCCAGGAGGGCCGGGTCGACATGGTCGTCCGCACCATGACGATCTCCTGCGCCCGGCTCGACGACGTCGCGTTCTCCGCGCCCTACTTCAAGACGGGCCAGCAGGTTCTCGCCCCCAAGTCCTCGCCGATCACGGGCTACAACGACACGCTGGCCCGCAAGAAGGTCTGCACGGCCACCGGTTCGACGGCCAACGGCAAGCTGGTCGAGGACAAGGACGCCGGCCGGATCGCCTCCAGCGTCGTCATCGCCGCGCCCGTGCCCAACCAGCTCGACTGCCTGGTCCGGTTGCAGCTCGGCGAGGTCGACGCGGTGGTCACCGACGGCGCGCTCGCGGCCAGCCAGGCCGCCCAGGACCCCACGGTCGAGCTGAAGGGCGCCGCCTTCACCACCGAGTACTACGGCGTGGCGATGAAGAAGGACGCGACGGACCTGGTGCGCCGGGTCAACCAGATCCTGGTGCAGTACCGCGCGAACGGCTGGCAGGCGTCGTACGACAAGTGGCTTTCGGCGACACTGGGCAGCGACGCGACGACGTCGAGGCCGCCCGCGCCGCAGTACCTCACCACCGGCTGA